One Diabrotica virgifera virgifera chromosome 3, PGI_DIABVI_V3a genomic window carries:
- the LOC126882632 gene encoding uncharacterized protein LOC126882632 — MYVEKLQLWIRKVSMNPSNYSSFSKVVSVSEEVCFEDVFEGPLLKNLITDHLKNLKEEFSRYFPNLSEELYKLSTDPFNMDIQLLPEELQEEGIEIKNDSAARYDFDKMDKPSFWLNFQNRVPLVYNRKQKFTTENVNDTSQFQCDLNFLPASV; from the exons ATGTACGTTGAGAAACTACAACTTTGGATACGTAAAGTGTCAATGAACCCCAGCAACTATTCAAGTTTCAGCAAAGTAGTGTCAGTCTCAGAAGAAGTATGTTTTGAGGACGTTTTTGAAGGACCGCTTTTGAAAAACTTGATAACTGACCATTTGAAGAACCTCAAGGAGGAGTTCAGCAGGTACTTTCCTAACTTGTCAGAGGAGTTGTACAAACTATCAACTGACCCGTTCAACATGGACATACAGTTGCTGCCAGAAGAGTTGCAAGAGGAGGgaatagaaataaaaaatgactCTGCTGCAAGATACGATTTTGACAAAATGGACAAGCCCTCATTTTGGTTAAA TTTCCAAAATAGAGTACCACTGGTTTACAATCGCAAACAGAAGTTTACAACCGAAAATGTCAATGATACATCTCAATTTCAatgtgacctaaattttttgcccgccaGTGTATAA